Proteins from a single region of Oenanthe melanoleuca isolate GR-GAL-2019-014 chromosome 12, OMel1.0, whole genome shotgun sequence:
- the TKT gene encoding transketolase, with product MEDYHKPDQQTLQALKDTANRLRISSIKATTAAGSGHPTSCCSAAEIMSVLFFHTMRYKVQDPRNASNDRFVLSKGHAAPILYSVWAEAGFLQEAELLNLRKIDSVLEGHPVPRQAFTDVATGSLGQGLGAACGMAYTGKFFDRASYRVYCLLGDGELSEGSVWEAMAFAGFYKLDNLVAIFDINRLGQSDPAPLQHHVEIYQKRCEAFGWHAIIVDGHSVEELCKAFGQAKHQPTAIIAKTFKGKGISGVEDKESWHGKPLPKNMAEQIIQEIDDRIQNKKKLSPALPEEDAPIVNIRNIKMPSPPTYKVGEKWATRKAYGVALAKLGHANDRVIALDGDTKNSTFSELFKKEHPNRYIECYIAEQNMVSIAVGCATRDRTVAFASTFATFFTRAFDQIRMAAISDSNVNLCGSHCGVSIGEDGPSQMGLEDLCMFRAIPNSTVFYPSDAVATEKAVEIAANTKGICFIRTSRPENPVIYNNNEDFHIGQAKVILKSKDDQVTVIGAGVTLHEALTAAEQLRKEKIYIRVIDPFTIKPLDKKTILESARATKGRIITVEDHYHEGGIGEAVCAAVVGEPGVTVTRLAVSHVPRSGKPAELLRMFGIDKDAIMQAVRAAVSKSRNAE from the exons ATGGAGGATTACCACAAGCCCGACCAGCAGACGCTGCAGGCGCTGAAGGACACGGCCAACCGGCTCCGCATCAGCTCCATCAAGGCCACGACCGCGGCCGGCTCTGG CCACCCTACATCATGTTGCAGTGCAGCAGAGATTATGTCTGTGCTGTTTTTCCATACCATGAGGTACAAAGTGCAAGACCCCAGAAACGCCAGCAATGACCGCTTTGTTCTTTCGaag GGTCATGCAGCACCAATTTTGTATTCTGTTTGGGCAGAGGCTGGCTTTCTACAAGAAGCAGAATTATTGAACTTGAGGAAAATTGATTCTGTCCTAGAAGGACACCCAGTGCCA AGACAAGCCTTCACTGATGTGGCTACTGGATCCCTTGGGCAGGGTCTTGGTGCTGCTTGTGGAATGGCATACACTGGCAAATTCTTTGACAGAGCCAG CTATCGAGTGTACTGTCTGCTTGGAGATGGAGAGTTATCTGAAGGCTCTGTTTGGGAGGCAATGGCCTTTGCTGGCTTTTACAAGCTTGATAATCTTGTTGCTATATTTGATATTAATCGTCTTGGACAAAGTgaccctgctcctctgcagcatcACGTTGAAATCTACCAGAAACGCTGCGAGGCCTTTGG CTGGCATGCCATCATCGTGGATGGACACAGTGTGGAGGAGCTTTGCAAAGCCTTTGGCCAGGCCAAACATCAGCCAACAGCCATCATTGCAAAGACTTTTAAAGGCAAAGGCATATCAG GTGTTGAAGATAAGGAAAGCTGGCATGGAAAGCCCCTTCCAAAAAATATGGCTGAGCAGATCATTCAAGAAATAGATGACAGaatccaaaacaagaaaaagctttctccagctcttcctgaaGAAGATGCACCTATAGTAAATATTAGAAACATTAAGATGCCATCTCCACCAACTTACAAAGTGGGAGAAAAG tgGGCCACCCGCAAGGCTTACGGGGTTGCACTTGCAAAACTGGGCCATGCCAATGATCGAGTGATTGCTCTGGATGGTGACACAAAGAACTCCACCTTCTCAGAGCTCTTCAAGAAGGAACATCCCAATCGCTACATTGAGTGCTACATTGCTGAACAGAATATG GTGAGCATTGCAGTTGGCTGTGCCACTCGTGACAGGACCGTTGCTTTTGCCAGCACTTTTGCCACCTTCTTCACGCGGGCGTTCGACCAGATCCGCATGGCCGCCATCTCCGACAGCAACGTCAACCTCTGCGGCTCCCACTGCGGGGTGTCCATCG GTGAGGATGGGCCATCTCAGATGGGACTGGAGGATCTGTGCATGTTCCGGGCTATTCCCAACTCCACTGTGTTTTACCCCAGTGATGCTGTAGCCACTGAAAAAGCAGTGGAAATAGCTGCCAACACCAAG GGCATTTGTTTCATCAGAACCAGTCGTCCTGAAAACCCTGTCATTTACAACAACAATGAGGACTTCCATATTGGACAGGCAAAG GTGATTTTGAAGAGTAAAGATGATCAAGTGACTGTGATTGGAGCAGGAGTCACTCTGCATGAAGCActgactgcagcagagcagctgagaaaag aaaaaatCTACATCCGTGTGATTGATCCCTTCACTATAAAGCCCCTGGATAAGAAGACAATACTTGAAAGTGCAAGAGCAACCAAGGGCAGAATCATCACTGTTGAGGACCACTACCATGAAG